One stretch of Dissulfurimicrobium hydrothermale DNA includes these proteins:
- a CDS encoding AsmA-like C-terminal domain-containing protein → MDTKKIAWISLIALLIIVAILYLAPPFFMHGRDIPTLASRELANALGGRVEIGSLKLRWFPLPHIQAQRVRIESAALDLTLPQSEIYPRWELIPLGRFEFRRIYLIDPDIRIKSAGRGGEGLFLPPGMVIVKNGHLIVSPKAISWLTRPLALSGLNADLSVKSNEADVSHLEFQADFIKRAACQGKFDLRSGPFAFKLDMKGFSPHLVPLHLERLGDMRPVNAAADITLEVEGKGFGDFNARIKGDAPIYRMVVNGEDLDLSSKAFDVSFERRGDGLSVSVDRFEMASPAFSMTGYLKKRYDVGQSESVWDMAFKASNVDLVGVRKAVLALLGRYNVAKDVCDIVRGGKLSRASYAFHGKTSDLRRLDAMEITADVVKVPVHVPKVDLDLDEVSGPIKIVKGALSGEGLSARMGENYGSNGIFFLQISGEDDSFRLGLDLDADLSALPPVLNKLVDNEAFKKELSLVNGVKGRAKGHLDIKGKLHDLDVHVDVSEMNGSLRYNRLPWPITIERGGLSVGPKEVSWKGVAGAVGPHRIHAASGSVDWGKDVSLNISSLTADIDSQALYNGLSGYSVIKDAFSGVLAGIKGTIAVRSAFFSGPLLKPDRWRYKFNISSSRLGVESPLLPGPLHLTRLGLDLDERKVTISALDGTIFGQPVALTGDLAHDFLKDWRGSVEITGVANDKILAWIRAKDWIPSELFPKAPCVLKGLKVGFEPGRLTLKGRLMPGVVPGRPSTAVVMDMIYTRTEILLKRLLIKGTDGSSSEGCIISLDLDKGPDGIFSMDWQGRLSKSTLDAVLEKNTLLSGVISGSFRLGYSPRLSQPWTFVGVMDVSNFNVPISGGGILEIQGLKFRSLGTGVELDPLAIRINDEIITGTCKVVGTQRGLDINGVLKSKTVSWANIDRIIKELLKDTGPSRLAITGRIGFGIGRLQYTEAGAEGNRMPHKKGGHIYNFRSVKGEAMLLKDKAIEVSVESANLCGLNASGRWEGRMGAGLRSVFRVLTPPGGAAFQDVLPCLGYDSDIIEGPFEMNLSLEGTPERWSGGHVDLMSRDGRIRRLTLLAKVFSILNVTDIFSGALPDLFKQGFVYSNLNMDGDVKDGVLVLKKTVINGQGLNLFASGSVDLAKFDSDITFLIAPFKTLDRIIAKVPILGRVLGGKRGAVITIAVGVKGPLKDPDVTLLPARAVGRGVLDLLTNTLKIPYYLVEPALVVPSQKGR, encoded by the coding sequence ATGGATACCAAGAAGATCGCGTGGATTAGTCTGATTGCCCTGCTGATTATTGTCGCAATTTTATACCTTGCCCCCCCTTTTTTTATGCATGGCAGGGATATCCCCACATTGGCGTCAAGGGAGCTTGCGAATGCGCTCGGCGGACGTGTTGAGATAGGGTCTCTTAAATTGAGGTGGTTTCCCTTGCCGCATATCCAGGCGCAAAGGGTCAGGATTGAAAGTGCGGCTTTGGATTTGACCTTGCCACAATCCGAGATCTATCCCAGATGGGAGCTCATACCACTTGGACGTTTTGAGTTCAGGCGTATTTATCTGATAGATCCTGACATCCGAATAAAATCCGCCGGCAGGGGTGGTGAGGGTCTTTTTCTGCCACCTGGCATGGTGATTGTTAAAAATGGACACCTGATCGTCTCACCGAAGGCCATTTCATGGCTCACGAGGCCGCTTGCATTATCAGGTTTAAATGCGGACCTCTCCGTAAAATCAAATGAAGCGGACGTGTCACACCTTGAGTTCCAGGCGGATTTTATAAAAAGGGCGGCATGTCAAGGCAAGTTCGATCTGAGAAGCGGTCCTTTCGCCTTTAAACTCGATATGAAAGGATTCTCCCCGCACCTTGTCCCGTTGCATTTGGAGCGTCTCGGCGATATGAGGCCGGTCAATGCCGCTGCAGATATCACGCTTGAGGTTGAAGGAAAGGGGTTTGGCGACTTCAATGCCAGGATCAAGGGAGATGCGCCGATTTACAGAATGGTTGTAAACGGTGAGGATCTTGACCTCTCATCTAAGGCCTTTGATGTCTCTTTTGAAAGGCGAGGGGATGGGCTGTCGGTCTCGGTTGACAGGTTCGAGATGGCCAGCCCTGCATTTTCGATGACCGGTTATCTTAAGAAGAGATACGATGTCGGGCAGTCTGAATCCGTATGGGACATGGCCTTCAAGGCCAGTAATGTGGACCTTGTTGGGGTCAGGAAGGCCGTTCTTGCCCTTCTTGGTAGATATAATGTTGCAAAAGACGTCTGTGATATAGTCCGCGGTGGAAAATTGAGCAGGGCCTCATATGCATTCCACGGGAAGACCTCTGATCTCAGGCGGCTTGACGCCATGGAGATCACAGCGGATGTCGTCAAGGTGCCTGTTCATGTGCCAAAGGTCGATCTAGATCTAGACGAGGTGAGCGGGCCGATCAAGATAGTGAAGGGGGCGCTCTCTGGCGAAGGCCTATCTGCCAGGATGGGTGAAAACTACGGCAGCAACGGCATATTTTTCCTCCAGATATCTGGCGAGGACGACAGTTTCAGACTGGGTTTGGATCTTGATGCCGATCTTTCCGCCCTTCCCCCAGTGCTCAACAAATTGGTCGACAATGAGGCCTTTAAAAAGGAGCTTTCCCTTGTAAACGGTGTAAAGGGAAGGGCGAAGGGGCATCTCGATATCAAGGGTAAGCTACATGATCTTGATGTGCACGTTGATGTCTCGGAGATGAATGGGAGCCTCAGGTATAACAGGCTGCCTTGGCCTATAACAATTGAAAGGGGTGGGCTTTCGGTCGGACCTAAAGAAGTCTCATGGAAGGGGGTGGCAGGGGCAGTCGGCCCTCACAGGATACATGCGGCAAGCGGCAGCGTGGATTGGGGAAAAGACGTGTCTTTGAATATCAGTTCACTCACTGCTGACATCGATTCTCAGGCCTTATATAACGGACTTTCTGGATATTCAGTTATCAAAGACGCCTTTTCAGGGGTCTTGGCCGGTATAAAGGGGACGATCGCTGTAAGGAGTGCGTTCTTTTCAGGCCCTCTTCTGAAACCGGACAGATGGAGGTATAAGTTCAATATTTCCAGCAGTAGGCTCGGCGTCGAAAGCCCATTGCTCCCCGGGCCGCTTCATCTCACCAGGCTGGGGCTTGACCTTGATGAACGAAAGGTCACGATCTCGGCCTTGGATGGTACCATATTCGGTCAGCCCGTAGCTCTTACTGGCGATCTTGCACACGATTTTTTGAAGGACTGGCGCGGTTCGGTCGAGATCACAGGTGTTGCAAACGATAAAATCCTGGCCTGGATCAGGGCCAAGGATTGGATACCTTCTGAATTGTTCCCAAAGGCCCCGTGTGTCCTCAAAGGACTCAAAGTGGGCTTTGAACCAGGCAGATTGACGCTGAAGGGAAGGTTAATGCCGGGAGTCGTCCCTGGGAGGCCGTCGACGGCCGTCGTCATGGATATGATCTACACTAGGACCGAGATACTTTTGAAAAGGCTTTTAATCAAAGGTACCGACGGTTCATCTAGCGAGGGGTGCATTATCTCCCTTGATCTGGACAAGGGCCCTGACGGTATCTTTTCTATGGATTGGCAGGGCAGGTTGAGCAAATCCACCCTTGACGCCGTGCTTGAGAAAAATACGCTCCTTTCGGGTGTCATATCAGGTTCCTTCAGGCTTGGTTACAGCCCACGCCTGTCTCAGCCATGGACCTTTGTCGGCGTCATGGATGTCTCTAACTTCAATGTCCCAATAAGTGGAGGGGGCATACTTGAGATACAGGGATTGAAGTTCAGGTCTTTAGGGACAGGTGTTGAGTTGGATCCTTTGGCGATCCGCATCAACGATGAGATTATAACAGGGACCTGCAAGGTTGTGGGTACGCAGAGGGGTCTTGACATAAACGGCGTCCTTAAGTCAAAGACCGTATCGTGGGCGAATATAGACAGGATCATAAAAGAGCTCTTGAAAGATACCGGCCCTTCCAGGCTGGCTATTACTGGCAGAATAGGTTTTGGGATAGGAAGATTGCAATACACAGAAGCGGGGGCTGAAGGCAATAGGATGCCGCACAAAAAAGGGGGGCATATTTACAATTTCCGCTCTGTAAAGGGTGAGGCGATGCTTTTAAAAGACAAGGCCATTGAGGTGTCGGTGGAATCGGCCAATCTTTGCGGCCTGAATGCTTCAGGTAGGTGGGAGGGGCGCATGGGTGCCGGCTTAAGAAGTGTCTTCCGCGTCCTCACCCCTCCCGGAGGGGCGGCGTTTCAAGATGTTTTACCATGTCTCGGTTATGACAGTGATATCATAGAGGGTCCATTTGAGATGAACCTCAGCCTTGAGGGTACGCCTGAGAGGTGGAGCGGGGGTCATGTGGATCTCATGTCCAGGGACGGTAGGATAAGACGGCTCACGCTCCTGGCCAAGGTCTTCAGTATTTTGAACGTAACAGATATATTCTCAGGCGCCCTCCCCGATCTGTTCAAACAAGGCTTTGTCTATTCCAATTTAAATATGGACGGTGACGTGAAGGATGGTGTCCTTGTGCTTAAAAAGACGGTGATAAACGGTCAGGGGCTCAATCTTTTTGCAAGCGGTTCGGTCGACCTTGCAAAATTCGATTCGGACATCACCTTTTTGATCGCACCGTTCAAGACCCTGGACAGGATTATCGCAAAGGTGCCTATCCTTGGAAGGGTGCTCGGCGGCAAGCGTGGGGCGGTGATAACCATAGCAGTGGGGGTCAAGGGTCCGCTCAAAGACCCGGATGTCACCCTTTTGCCTGCTAGGGCGGTAGGCAGAGGGGTTTTAGATCTGCTGACTAATACGCTCAAGATACCATATTACCTGGTGGAGCCAGCTCTCGTTGTACCGTCGCAGAAGGGCAGATGA